In one window of Desulforhabdus amnigena DNA:
- a CDS encoding CHC2 zinc finger domain-containing protein, whose protein sequence is MSMGGTDNVREYYRLVTEMDIGDVARELLPGRITQETGQRLMCDCPNHQSQSRLSLHVMLDKQGWYCFGCGIGGDVLQLVEFIQTGSVTAGQSGPMPDSHRQARDYLAKKAGLPPLSRYGLSQERLAQTEADRAFELRVKDALTSLARLYHARLKESPEVLDWLKSKYALSEETIDDLLIGYADNASGAVAQLTGGEDGFSKRELAATGAFRPTSQDGLTPFFERRIVFPYWSRGRVVFMIGRKTPWTPDVGWEQGKYKKLPVHDEHQRPYVADFINNALLFNEDCLLARPGKVIITEGVTDCLALMQLGLPTVSPVTVRIRAADWERLIPKLRGVETVYICQDNELSQAGLKGALQTARTLAEHKIDTRLVTLPLSETQISARQELTERFGLTASVGPKELAKLLAGRPAEEIQAAEALLATAKIDVNDYIAAGHTREDFERLLAEASTPIEFGVRSLPEGAEEEERNRLLEPILGEISEQSPLEQARLLKLVQERIGGGVSMATLKEQIRAIQKDRKVEFRNEKKKAKRMSGAMPGSCRARVDEVLIDTELENGAPDYTLAAEAAYDWFTSNGAQFFHTLQGEPFMYFDNAIYWMDSPDRGRKRHYAAMLYKHTGMVPTTGGGRTFFEVLPSLAMIRGQVRDHFSWLHTDVASYTVYFNLNNPEHEIAKITPDEIQIMKNGGNEDGIILDGSRKMKPLKFLPDADLEEADRLLVDLLVGNMTCPQGDRFLILSWLSCFLLIDFAGTRPMTRFEGSAGSGKTTASKITSTLLYGEPQHKKATDAANYTDGSQNPLIVLDNIEVKQMTEDLTTFMLTSITGIAKEKRKSGTDSETITERTKCLLNTTGIEPLCGELSEILSRSFVINFDLANQASDCFLESEVISAIQQNRDLIISAIMKRTSHVLAMIRDGAQKQVMRLLHRTMPTHGKRRCNDYLSLMYLMMLAGSEEHEVTTGLEDLSPLFIEQIHSINDTSQEMARESNPIATALTSLFHAYRNAVELDEKARYGEDDRANHVVGFIERYQVRFENENTMEPVSAGRLLAALRRVGREFNLEFEYKKPAQLGRRISNDLDIIRDAGFDIDRQRNAHTKNFEYRISSKGV, encoded by the coding sequence ATGAGTATGGGCGGAACGGATAACGTCAGGGAGTATTACCGGCTCGTCACCGAGATGGACATCGGTGACGTGGCCCGGGAACTCCTGCCGGGACGGATCACCCAAGAGACCGGCCAGCGCTTGATGTGCGACTGCCCCAACCATCAGAGCCAGTCGCGTCTGTCGCTGCACGTGATGCTCGACAAGCAGGGCTGGTACTGCTTCGGCTGCGGAATCGGCGGTGATGTGCTGCAGCTCGTTGAGTTCATTCAGACGGGCTCGGTCACCGCCGGGCAATCTGGTCCGATGCCGGACAGCCACCGTCAGGCCCGGGACTATCTCGCCAAGAAGGCGGGCTTGCCTCCGCTGTCGCGCTATGGCCTCAGCCAGGAGCGTCTGGCCCAGACGGAGGCCGACCGCGCCTTCGAACTGCGGGTCAAGGACGCGCTGACCTCGCTGGCCAGGCTTTACCACGCCAGACTCAAAGAGTCGCCGGAGGTCCTCGACTGGCTGAAATCCAAATACGCCCTGAGCGAGGAGACCATCGACGATCTCCTGATCGGCTACGCGGACAACGCGTCCGGCGCGGTCGCCCAACTGACCGGGGGTGAGGACGGTTTTTCCAAGCGGGAGCTCGCCGCGACCGGCGCTTTCCGTCCCACCAGCCAGGACGGCCTGACGCCATTTTTCGAGCGCCGCATCGTCTTTCCCTACTGGAGCCGTGGCCGGGTAGTGTTCATGATCGGCCGCAAGACGCCGTGGACCCCGGACGTGGGCTGGGAGCAAGGGAAATACAAGAAACTGCCGGTTCATGACGAACACCAGCGGCCCTACGTCGCCGACTTCATCAACAACGCGCTGCTGTTCAACGAGGACTGTCTGCTGGCCCGGCCCGGCAAGGTGATCATCACCGAGGGGGTGACCGATTGCCTGGCGCTGATGCAACTGGGCCTGCCCACCGTATCGCCGGTCACCGTCCGCATCCGGGCCGCCGATTGGGAGCGCCTGATCCCCAAGTTGCGCGGCGTCGAAACCGTCTACATCTGTCAGGACAACGAACTCTCCCAAGCCGGTCTCAAGGGGGCACTGCAAACCGCCCGCACCCTGGCCGAACACAAGATCGACACACGCCTGGTGACGCTGCCCTTGTCGGAGACACAGATCTCAGCCCGGCAGGAGCTGACCGAACGCTTCGGCCTGACGGCGAGCGTGGGGCCGAAGGAGCTGGCCAAGCTGCTGGCTGGACGGCCCGCCGAGGAAATCCAGGCGGCCGAGGCGCTTCTCGCCACCGCAAAGATCGACGTCAACGATTACATTGCCGCCGGGCATACCCGGGAGGATTTCGAACGCCTGCTCGCCGAGGCCAGCACGCCCATCGAGTTCGGCGTGCGCTCGCTGCCCGAGGGCGCTGAGGAAGAGGAACGCAACCGCCTGCTCGAACCGATCCTGGGGGAGATTTCCGAGCAGTCGCCGCTGGAACAGGCCCGCCTGCTGAAGCTGGTGCAGGAGCGCATCGGCGGTGGCGTCTCCATGGCCACCCTGAAGGAACAAATCCGCGCCATCCAGAAGGACCGAAAGGTCGAGTTCCGCAACGAAAAGAAAAAGGCCAAGCGGATGTCCGGCGCGATGCCCGGATCATGCCGCGCCCGGGTTGACGAGGTGCTGATCGACACGGAACTGGAGAACGGCGCTCCCGACTACACCCTGGCCGCCGAGGCCGCCTACGACTGGTTCACCTCCAACGGTGCCCAGTTCTTTCACACCCTGCAGGGCGAGCCGTTCATGTATTTCGACAACGCCATCTATTGGATGGATTCACCGGACCGGGGCCGCAAGCGCCATTACGCGGCCATGCTTTACAAGCACACGGGCATGGTGCCGACCACGGGCGGCGGACGGACATTTTTCGAGGTGTTGCCAAGCCTGGCGATGATCCGTGGCCAGGTGCGCGACCATTTTTCCTGGCTGCACACGGATGTGGCTTCCTACACCGTCTATTTCAACCTGAACAATCCGGAGCACGAGATCGCCAAGATTACCCCGGACGAAATTCAGATCATGAAGAACGGCGGCAACGAGGACGGCATCATCCTGGACGGCTCGCGGAAGATGAAGCCGCTGAAATTCCTGCCCGACGCCGACCTCGAAGAGGCGGACCGGCTCCTGGTCGATCTGCTGGTGGGTAACATGACCTGCCCGCAAGGAGATCGCTTTCTCATCCTTTCCTGGCTCTCCTGCTTCCTGCTGATCGACTTTGCCGGGACGCGGCCCATGACCCGCTTCGAGGGCTCCGCCGGATCGGGCAAGACCACCGCCAGCAAAATCACTTCGACGCTGCTTTACGGCGAGCCCCAGCACAAGAAGGCCACCGACGCCGCGAACTACACCGACGGCTCGCAGAACCCGCTCATCGTCCTCGACAACATCGAGGTCAAGCAGATGACCGAGGATCTGACCACCTTCATGCTGACCAGCATCACCGGCATCGCCAAGGAGAAACGCAAGAGCGGCACCGACAGCGAGACCATCACCGAGCGGACCAAATGCCTGCTGAACACCACCGGCATTGAGCCGCTGTGCGGGGAGCTTTCGGAGATACTGTCGAGGTCCTTCGTTATCAACTTCGACCTCGCCAACCAGGCCAGCGACTGCTTCCTGGAATCGGAGGTCATTTCCGCCATCCAGCAGAACCGGGACCTGATCATCTCGGCCATTATGAAGCGAACCAGTCATGTTCTGGCGATGATCCGGGACGGAGCCCAGAAACAGGTCATGCGTCTGCTGCACCGAACCATGCCGACCCATGGCAAGCGCCGTTGCAACGATTATCTGAGCCTGATGTACCTGATGATGCTGGCCGGGTCCGAGGAACACGAGGTGACCACCGGACTCGAGGATCTAAGCCCGCTGTTCATCGAGCAGATTCATTCCATCAATGACACCAGCCAGGAGATGGCGCGGGAGTCGAACCCCATTGCCACGGCGCTGACGTCGCTCTTCCATGCCTACCGGAACGCGGTGGAACTGGACGAGAAGGCCCGCTATGGCGAGGACGACCGGGCAAACCACGTGGTGGGGTTCATCGAACGCTATCAGGTGAGGTTCGAGAACGAGAACACCATGGAACCGGTGTCGGCGGGACGGCTGCTCGCGGCGCTGCGCAGGGTTGGCCGGGAATTCAACCTCGAGTTCGAATACAAGAAGCCCGCCCAGCTCGGTCGGCGCATCAGCAACGACCTGGACATCATCCGGGACGCCGGGTTTGACATCGACCGGCAGCGCAACGCCCACACCAAGAACTTCGAGTACCGGATCAGTAGCAAAGGTGTTTAA
- a CDS encoding AAA family ATPase has translation MIVSFSLENWMSFRNQVTFSMVASRERQHGDRVPKLGKYQTRVLPVAAIYGGNASGKTNFFKALSFAKALVVKGTQPDSLIPVEPFRLDAKVADQPSRFGFELLIDEIIYEFSFAVTRKAVLEEKLVVITSTSEKVLYHRRDGKPNFDDSLAKDQFLQFAFKGTRDNQLFLTNSVSQKVDNFRPVYDWFKDTLELVAPDSRFEPFEQFLDEGHPLYSTMNEMLPQLDTGIAHLGGEETPFENIPLPEPLKTKLQEDVKEGMTVRLLTEPINERFVVTRKGGELIAKKLVTYHPKADGTEAKFEIRQESDGSQRVIDLLPAFLELSAQVSKKVYVIDEVDRSLHTLLTRRLLEAYLANCSTETRTQLLLTTHDVLLMDQQLLRRDEMWVAERDATGASNLLSFSEYKDVRYDKDIRKSYLQGRLGGIPRILLGGALTNPCLTEESEGDD, from the coding sequence ATGATAGTCAGTTTCTCACTCGAAAACTGGATGTCCTTCCGCAACCAGGTCACATTTTCGATGGTCGCCAGCAGGGAGCGCCAGCATGGAGACAGGGTTCCCAAACTCGGCAAGTACCAGACGAGAGTTCTTCCGGTTGCGGCAATTTATGGCGGTAACGCGTCGGGCAAGACCAACTTTTTCAAGGCACTGAGTTTCGCCAAGGCGCTGGTCGTCAAGGGGACCCAGCCCGACAGCCTGATTCCTGTCGAGCCGTTCCGGCTGGACGCCAAGGTGGCCGATCAGCCGTCACGGTTTGGCTTCGAGCTGCTGATCGACGAGATCATTTACGAGTTCAGCTTCGCGGTGACCCGCAAGGCGGTTCTGGAAGAGAAGCTGGTGGTCATCACCAGCACCAGTGAAAAGGTGCTCTACCACCGTCGAGACGGAAAGCCCAACTTCGATGATTCCTTGGCCAAGGACCAGTTCCTCCAGTTCGCCTTCAAAGGGACCCGGGACAATCAACTCTTTCTGACCAACTCGGTCTCCCAGAAGGTCGACAATTTCCGGCCGGTCTACGACTGGTTCAAGGACACGCTCGAGCTGGTCGCGCCCGATTCCCGCTTCGAACCGTTCGAGCAGTTCCTCGACGAGGGGCATCCGCTCTACTCGACCATGAACGAGATGTTGCCGCAGCTCGACACCGGCATCGCGCACCTGGGTGGCGAGGAGACCCCCTTCGAAAACATTCCGCTGCCCGAGCCGCTGAAAACCAAGCTGCAGGAAGACGTGAAGGAAGGCATGACCGTTCGTCTGCTGACCGAGCCGATCAACGAACGGTTCGTGGTGACCCGCAAAGGTGGCGAGCTGATCGCCAAGAAGCTGGTGACCTATCATCCGAAGGCGGACGGCACGGAAGCCAAGTTCGAGATCCGTCAGGAGTCGGACGGCTCGCAGCGGGTGATCGATCTGCTGCCCGCGTTTCTTGAGCTCTCGGCCCAGGTCTCGAAGAAGGTCTACGTGATCGACGAGGTCGACCGCAGCCTGCACACGCTGCTGACACGCAGATTGCTCGAAGCGTACCTCGCCAACTGCTCCACGGAAACCAGAACGCAGTTGCTGCTGACCACCCATGACGTGCTGCTCATGGATCAGCAACTCCTGCGCCGTGACGAGATGTGGGTGGCCGAAAGAGACGCCACCGGAGCTTCGAACCTGCTCTCCTTCAGCGAGTACAAGGATGTCCGATACGACAAGGATATCCGCAAGAGCTACCTGCAGGGGCGACTGGGTGGAATTCCCCGGATTCTTTTGGGAGGCGCTTTGACCAATCCCTGCCTCACCGAGGAAAGTGAGGGGGATGACTGA
- a CDS encoding RloB family protein, whose product MPPKRRKFQRPLGERRYRKLFVIAVEGVKTEPQYFAIFNDQQSVIRVNCLKGSHDSSPPQVLKRMEDHLRQEELRSSDEAWLVVDKDQWTDEQLDQLHAWAQARDNYGFALSNPKFEYWLLLHFEDGTGIASSRDCSDRLKRHLPGYDKGIDARKITRDRIDEAIRRARLRDNPPCADWPRTLGGTTVYKLVENILQV is encoded by the coding sequence ATGCCGCCGAAGAGACGCAAATTCCAGAGACCCCTTGGCGAGCGTCGCTACCGCAAACTGTTCGTGATCGCGGTGGAAGGCGTGAAGACCGAGCCGCAGTATTTCGCCATCTTCAATGACCAGCAATCGGTGATCCGGGTGAACTGCCTCAAAGGCAGTCATGATAGCTCACCTCCCCAGGTGCTGAAGCGGATGGAGGACCATCTCCGGCAGGAGGAGCTGAGATCCTCCGACGAAGCCTGGCTCGTGGTGGACAAGGATCAGTGGACCGACGAACAGTTGGACCAGCTTCATGCCTGGGCTCAGGCACGCGACAATTACGGCTTCGCCCTCAGCAACCCCAAGTTCGAATACTGGCTGCTGCTTCATTTCGAGGACGGCACCGGCATCGCATCGTCACGGGATTGCAGCGACCGGCTGAAGCGGCACCTTCCCGGTTACGACAAGGGGATCGACGCACGCAAGATCACCCGCGACCGGATCGATGAAGCCATCCGCCGCGCCAGGCTGCGCGACAATCCTCCCTGCGCCGACTGGCCACGCACACTTGGCGGCACCACGGTTTACAAGCTGGTCGAAAACATTCTCCAGGTCTGA
- a CDS encoding tyrosine-type recombinase/integrase — protein MSNRTADLDLTGATEAFCARLSAEGRSPATIAAYRRDLALVARVAGELAPGIVCRAVTAGLLDKVFSAGPVTESERGPRSAASLHRMKAAVRAFFAWAVEVGVVDDNPARSIRMQRLPRKLPVFLTAAEKKRLLKELKGRTDFSTLRDRAMIEVLLGTGIRLGELAALDMDDIDLDAKHLRVRAKGNVPQVKFIKTDLRTLLRRYLAERRRHGRPEMEALFLSNRDGRLCQRQIANRLAHWLRKAGIEKDLTPHGLRHTFATHLYGATNDLLVVQRALGHRDVSTTQIYTHLVDGQLEEALERL, from the coding sequence ATGAGCAACCGAACGGCTGACCTCGATCTGACGGGCGCGACAGAGGCGTTCTGTGCCCGCCTGTCGGCCGAAGGACGCTCCCCAGCGACCATAGCCGCATACCGCCGGGACCTCGCCCTGGTGGCCCGCGTGGCCGGGGAGCTGGCCCCGGGTATCGTCTGCCGGGCGGTCACGGCCGGGCTTCTCGACAAGGTGTTCTCCGCCGGGCCGGTTACCGAGAGTGAGCGAGGCCCACGCTCGGCGGCGTCGCTCCATCGGATGAAGGCGGCAGTGCGGGCTTTTTTCGCCTGGGCCGTCGAAGTTGGAGTGGTCGATGACAATCCGGCCCGGTCCATCCGCATGCAGCGACTGCCGAGAAAGCTGCCGGTGTTCCTGACCGCCGCTGAAAAGAAACGGCTCCTCAAAGAGCTCAAGGGACGGACCGATTTCTCCACGCTGCGCGACCGCGCCATGATCGAGGTGCTGCTGGGCACCGGGATCAGGCTTGGCGAGCTGGCCGCGCTCGACATGGATGACATTGACCTCGACGCCAAGCATCTGCGGGTGCGGGCCAAGGGGAATGTGCCGCAGGTCAAGTTCATCAAGACCGACCTCCGCACATTGCTGCGCCGTTACCTGGCCGAGCGCCGTCGACATGGCCGTCCCGAAATGGAAGCTCTGTTCCTGTCGAACCGGGACGGCAGACTCTGCCAGCGGCAGATTGCCAACCGGCTCGCTCACTGGCTGCGGAAAGCCGGGATCGAAAAGGATCTGACGCCGCACGGGCTGCGGCACACCTTCGCCACCCACCTCTACGGCGCGACCAATGACTTGCTCGTGGTGCAGCGGGCCTTGGGGCATCGCGACGTGTCCACCACCCAGATCTATACCCACCTCGTGGACGGTCAGCTCGAGGAAGCCCTCGAACGCCTCTGA
- a CDS encoding terminase large subunit domain-containing protein, which yields MAVTDKERRLAATLSDPVLWGQAYLYNRDGSGRDYWPHQVEDLRCPAKNIIHLDGRDVGKSIVLSTDALHYAFTTRGGQGLIAAPHQGHLDTIIEEIEFQLDTNPDLMNSIALTKYGKPKIHRKPYFRLEFTNGSVLYFRPAGAYGDAFRSLHVGRVWVDEGAWLTERAWKALRQCLKAGGTLRIYSTPNGLRDTTYYRLTSSDQFHVFRWPSWLNPLWTEDREAELLEFYGGRDSSGWQHEVAGEHGKPSYGAFNVEQFNLCRQDLLEYQKIVITDSELRDCDTEEAAHDRLEMLLNLTPRSGQFWVGGDLGYTNDPTEIVVFQEMEIGERTLLKMILRVHLEHVSYPHIAQIIALLERYYTPAGIGVDNGGNGLAVVQELLTLDKYKGLELEGRLKGYDFGGMTRLAVRDGKEVKKRTKELMTSLINGALQRKQLIFPSDDLEVEDQFTTHTYTLRDGKIIYSKGNDHIIDAVRCAMLIREEGNLDPVGEEVVSLKPVLTNPIFI from the coding sequence ATGGCGGTAACCGACAAGGAGCGCAGACTCGCGGCGACCCTGAGCGATCCCGTGTTGTGGGGGCAAGCCTACCTCTACAACCGGGATGGCTCAGGCCGCGACTACTGGCCGCACCAGGTGGAGGACCTGCGCTGCCCGGCCAAGAACATCATCCACCTCGACGGCCGGGACGTGGGCAAGTCCATCGTGCTCTCGACCGACGCGCTCCATTACGCCTTCACCACCCGAGGCGGTCAGGGCCTCATCGCCGCTCCGCACCAGGGACACCTCGACACCATCATCGAGGAGATCGAGTTCCAGCTCGACACCAACCCGGATCTGATGAACAGCATCGCCCTGACCAAGTACGGCAAGCCCAAGATCCACCGCAAACCCTACTTCCGGCTGGAGTTCACCAACGGTTCGGTGCTCTATTTTCGCCCGGCCGGGGCTTATGGCGACGCCTTCCGGTCCCTGCATGTCGGCCGCGTCTGGGTCGATGAAGGAGCCTGGCTGACCGAACGGGCCTGGAAGGCGCTGCGCCAGTGCCTCAAAGCCGGAGGGACGCTACGCATCTACTCCACGCCCAACGGCCTGCGCGACACCACCTATTACCGGCTCACCTCGTCGGATCAGTTCCATGTGTTCCGCTGGCCGTCCTGGCTCAACCCTCTGTGGACCGAGGATCGCGAGGCCGAACTGCTGGAGTTCTACGGCGGCCGCGACAGCTCCGGCTGGCAGCACGAGGTGGCCGGTGAGCACGGCAAGCCCTCCTATGGGGCCTTCAATGTCGAACAGTTCAACCTCTGTCGGCAGGATCTGCTGGAGTATCAGAAGATCGTCATCACCGATTCCGAGCTGCGCGATTGCGACACCGAGGAAGCGGCCCACGACCGGCTGGAGATGCTGCTCAACCTCACGCCCCGTAGCGGGCAGTTCTGGGTTGGCGGCGACCTGGGCTACACCAACGACCCCACCGAGATTGTCGTATTCCAGGAGATGGAGATCGGCGAGCGAACGCTGCTGAAAATGATCCTGCGCGTTCATCTCGAACACGTTTCCTATCCGCACATCGCCCAGATCATCGCGCTGTTGGAGCGTTACTACACCCCGGCGGGCATCGGCGTGGACAACGGCGGCAACGGCCTGGCCGTGGTCCAGGAGCTGCTCACCCTGGACAAGTACAAAGGGCTGGAGCTGGAAGGCAGGCTCAAGGGATACGACTTCGGCGGCATGACCCGGCTGGCGGTCCGCGACGGCAAGGAAGTCAAGAAGCGGACCAAGGAGCTGATGACCAGCCTCATCAACGGGGCGCTGCAGCGCAAGCAGCTCATTTTCCCCTCGGACGACCTTGAGGTGGAAGACCAGTTCACCACCCACACCTACACCCTGCGGGACGGCAAGATCATCTATTCCAAGGGCAACGACCACATCATCGACGCGGTGCGCTGCGCCATGCTGATCCGGGAGGAAGGCAACCTCGACCCGGTCGGCGAAGAGGTGGTCTCGCTCAAGCCGGTGCTCACCAATCCGATCTTCATCTGA
- a CDS encoding phage portal protein family protein produces the protein MESTAHQDEQPESLDTTGFVIAPMAAAAALDSAAFAKVNAAEAIPATWEERARKAWEYYVEEPLVKNCVNSWRTFAVGDEIKITSDDETLKEQALEAAWRLNITQFIKDMVLQLLVKGDAIGFKRFTKSGQDIEELVCVNPVSVKVKYAQGELIEARQFPEDTPGGGESIPLPVEQVVHLKWDAPAFSPRGNSLVLPAFQAIELLRDYRRAEQAIAKRWATPFRLLKVGGAFGQKMVMPDQRMLEQVRDMVNKMDMKSGLVVPFYVNVETHGTDGQVLNVEDKVKEVKEDIVVALGLSRSLVTGDGPNFATASVSMQKMMVMIREIKQAARKLLDWVFDDWMELNGHGDKSIQFIFNDLDPSDAVDFKKLLIELYDRKLISRSSLQLKMDLDPDIEAANRETERKQIDLMDEKQVKPVVDMVVSGILSVPRARKMLGIPAEDDEPTAEAALVWSGDLESTGDAAVCDECSHFIADTNHCRVHNSERTFDAPACRFIDRREPH, from the coding sequence GTGGAAAGCACCGCCCATCAGGACGAACAACCCGAAAGCCTGGACACCACCGGCTTTGTCATCGCGCCGATGGCAGCAGCGGCCGCGCTCGACTCGGCCGCCTTTGCCAAGGTGAACGCCGCCGAAGCGATTCCGGCCACCTGGGAAGAACGCGCCCGCAAGGCCTGGGAATACTATGTCGAGGAGCCGCTGGTGAAGAACTGCGTCAACTCCTGGCGCACCTTCGCCGTGGGCGACGAGATCAAGATCACCAGCGATGACGAGACCCTCAAGGAGCAGGCACTGGAGGCCGCCTGGCGGTTGAACATCACGCAATTCATCAAGGACATGGTTCTTCAGCTCCTGGTGAAAGGCGACGCCATCGGCTTCAAGCGCTTCACCAAGTCCGGCCAGGACATCGAGGAACTGGTCTGCGTCAACCCGGTTTCGGTCAAAGTCAAATACGCCCAGGGCGAGCTGATCGAGGCCCGGCAATTTCCCGAAGACACCCCCGGCGGCGGGGAATCCATCCCGCTACCCGTCGAACAGGTGGTCCACCTCAAATGGGACGCACCGGCCTTCTCGCCCCGGGGCAACTCCCTCGTGCTTCCAGCCTTTCAAGCCATCGAACTGCTGCGCGATTACCGCCGGGCCGAACAGGCCATCGCCAAGCGCTGGGCTACGCCCTTTCGCCTGCTCAAGGTGGGCGGCGCGTTCGGCCAGAAGATGGTGATGCCGGACCAGCGGATGCTCGAACAGGTCCGCGACATGGTCAACAAGATGGACATGAAAAGCGGCTTGGTGGTCCCGTTCTACGTCAATGTCGAAACTCACGGCACCGACGGCCAGGTCCTCAACGTCGAGGACAAGGTCAAGGAGGTGAAGGAAGACATCGTGGTGGCCCTGGGGCTGTCACGCTCGCTGGTGACCGGCGATGGCCCTAATTTCGCCACCGCCTCGGTGAGCATGCAGAAGATGATGGTCATGATCCGCGAGATCAAACAGGCCGCACGCAAGCTCCTCGACTGGGTGTTCGACGACTGGATGGAGCTGAACGGCCACGGCGACAAAAGCATCCAGTTCATCTTCAACGACCTCGACCCCAGCGACGCGGTCGATTTCAAGAAGCTCCTCATCGAACTCTACGACCGCAAGCTCATCAGCCGCTCCAGCCTTCAGCTCAAGATGGACCTGGACCCGGACATCGAGGCCGCCAACCGCGAGACCGAACGTAAGCAGATCGACCTGATGGACGAGAAGCAGGTGAAGCCGGTGGTGGATATGGTCGTCTCCGGCATTCTCAGCGTGCCTCGCGCCCGGAAGATGCTCGGCATTCCGGCCGAGGACGATGAACCCACGGCGGAGGCGGCTTTGGTCTGGTCGGGCGATCTGGAGTCCACCGGCGACGCGGCCGTGTGCGACGAGTGCAGCCACTTCATTGCTGACACCAACCACTGCCGGGTTCACAACAGCGAGCGCACCTTCGACGCCCCGGCCTGTCGTTTCATCGACCGCCGGGAGCCCCACTGA